One stretch of Pirellulales bacterium DNA includes these proteins:
- a CDS encoding sodium-dependent bicarbonate transport family permease, which yields MEELFWKFWENFRHNLFKPLLLFFYMGFSVPILKVPFEFPHVLYQGLTMYLLIAIGWKGGEELAELNRGELAHAAGFMVVGFITNFMIGIIAYLVLRSTTRLRKIDAATVAGYYGSDSAGTFVTCQGILATAGIASAPYMPVMLAIMEVPGCLVALFLVSRLRRSGMDSHGNLPGEAGYDPRSLPAVDEGEGHNHRNRATKNGNGSFARFINWELMHEVFLNPGLFLLFGGIFIGFVSQLQGAAVTKEDDALFRNLFQGALCLFLLEMGMTACKRLKDLRTAGLRFVLFALIGPNIFATCGIFVAHAYSAAVGQPFALGTYVLFAVLCAAASYIAVPAIQRLAIPEASPTLPLAASLGVTFSYNVTVGIPIYILIAEAVIKRWEIVGAAAGVG from the coding sequence ATGGAAGAACTGTTTTGGAAGTTCTGGGAGAACTTTCGGCACAACCTGTTCAAGCCCCTGTTGTTGTTTTTCTACATGGGCTTCAGCGTGCCGATCTTGAAGGTTCCCTTCGAGTTTCCACACGTGTTGTACCAAGGCCTGACGATGTATCTGCTGATCGCCATCGGCTGGAAAGGTGGCGAAGAGCTGGCCGAATTGAATCGCGGCGAGTTGGCTCACGCGGCGGGCTTCATGGTCGTGGGCTTCATCACCAATTTCATGATTGGCATTATCGCCTATTTGGTGCTGCGCAGCACCACCAGGCTCCGCAAGATCGACGCAGCCACAGTCGCCGGATACTACGGGTCGGACTCGGCAGGGACATTTGTCACTTGCCAGGGCATTCTGGCAACCGCCGGTATCGCCTCCGCACCCTACATGCCGGTCATGCTCGCCATCATGGAAGTGCCAGGCTGCCTGGTGGCGCTATTCCTGGTCTCACGGCTGCGGCGATCGGGAATGGATTCACACGGCAACTTGCCTGGCGAGGCCGGATACGATCCCCGCTCACTGCCGGCGGTCGACGAGGGGGAAGGGCACAACCATCGTAACCGCGCGACCAAGAACGGCAACGGCAGCTTCGCACGGTTCATCAACTGGGAGCTGATGCACGAGGTGTTTCTCAATCCCGGGTTGTTCTTGCTCTTCGGCGGTATCTTCATCGGCTTCGTCAGTCAATTGCAGGGAGCCGCCGTTACCAAGGAGGACGACGCTCTATTCCGCAACTTGTTTCAAGGCGCGCTCTGCCTGTTCTTGTTGGAGATGGGCATGACCGCCTGCAAGCGTCTCAAGGATCTGCGGACCGCCGGCTTGCGGTTTGTGCTCTTTGCGCTCATTGGGCCAAATATTTTCGCGACCTGTGGCATCTTCGTCGCACACGCTTACAGTGCCGCCGTTGGGCAGCCGTTCGCGTTGGGGACGTACGTTCTGTTCGCCGTCCTCTGTGCGGCGGCATCCTATATCGCCGTTCCCGCCATTCAGCGATTGGCCATTCCCGAGGCCAGCCCGACGCTGCCGCTCGCGGCGTCGCTGGGCGTGACGTTCTCATACAACGTGACGGTCGGAATCCCTATTTACATCTTGATTGCCGAGGCCGTAATAAAGCGGTGGGAGATCGTTGGAGCGGCGGCAGGAGTTGGCTGA
- a CDS encoding diguanylate cyclase → MLHRKVLIADDDPDIRRLVAYWLEAAGYQVQQAEDGTSALAAAHDDCPHFLICDWDMPGHDGIELCRRIREENFPHYIYTVLLTAHNKVADMILALESGADDLLTKPIASAELLARLRAGARVIELENQLVRLARTDPLTAVPNRWVFFEHFEREFARARRTGNPLSCVLCDIDFFKAVNDTYGHVTGDIILKAFAQVLNSQCRETDHLCRYGGEEFCILLTDTDEKQALQWAQRIRETLHAMALPANGHPLTITVSFGIAELDDSVEKSNELFDRADNALRIAKHTGRDRAVCYSELSEPDGQQDTFQGGYRTWLRGVRAGQIMNAPITWLRHDQPIAEAADLFLRTRINSAPVVDDDHKLVGIVSEKDIVSEPLDWQLPLRDVMKTNVVCYGEETPANVIYDFLCRVSIRRVAIVKDGVPTGVIGRGTFLRLLANWQLAASAVRGEEGEAAVTTTAIVERQLRETVTQLQEKAAKLAEDLVSDCGVTPLFVGAASMQDLALDLVALCGDGLAETVSPALPSPGASWGAIAASPGGTEITPPCAT, encoded by the coding sequence ATGCTGCACCGCAAGGTTCTTATCGCTGACGACGATCCGGACATTCGCCGGCTGGTCGCCTATTGGCTGGAAGCAGCCGGTTATCAGGTGCAGCAGGCCGAGGATGGCACCTCGGCGCTGGCCGCGGCGCATGACGATTGCCCGCACTTCCTGATCTGCGATTGGGACATGCCGGGCCACGACGGTATCGAACTATGCCGGCGCATCCGCGAGGAGAACTTCCCTCACTACATTTACACGGTGCTGCTGACGGCTCACAACAAGGTGGCCGACATGATCCTGGCCTTGGAGTCGGGCGCGGACGATCTGTTGACCAAGCCGATTGCCTCGGCCGAATTGTTGGCGCGTTTGCGGGCCGGGGCTCGCGTGATCGAGCTGGAAAATCAGCTTGTGCGGCTGGCACGCACCGATCCCTTGACCGCGGTCCCGAACCGCTGGGTGTTCTTCGAGCACTTCGAACGCGAGTTTGCCCGGGCGCGCCGCACCGGCAACCCATTGAGCTGCGTGCTGTGCGACATTGATTTTTTCAAGGCCGTGAATGACACGTACGGTCACGTGACCGGCGACATCATTCTCAAGGCTTTTGCGCAGGTGCTGAACTCGCAATGCCGCGAGACGGATCATTTGTGCCGCTATGGCGGCGAAGAGTTTTGCATTCTGCTGACGGATACTGACGAGAAGCAGGCCCTGCAATGGGCTCAACGTATTCGCGAAACCTTGCACGCGATGGCTTTGCCGGCGAACGGGCATCCCTTGACGATTACGGTCAGCTTCGGCATTGCGGAGTTGGACGACTCGGTGGAGAAGAGCAACGAGTTGTTCGATCGCGCCGATAATGCTTTGCGCATCGCGAAGCATACCGGCCGCGATCGGGCCGTCTGCTATAGCGAACTGTCAGAGCCCGACGGTCAGCAGGACACGTTCCAGGGGGGATATCGCACATGGCTCCGCGGAGTGCGGGCAGGGCAAATCATGAATGCCCCCATCACATGGCTGCGGCACGATCAGCCCATCGCCGAGGCGGCGGATTTGTTCCTTCGTACACGCATCAACTCGGCGCCGGTCGTCGATGACGATCACAAGCTGGTGGGCATCGTCTCGGAAAAGGACATCGTGTCCGAACCGCTGGACTGGCAGTTGCCTTTGCGCGACGTGATGAAAACCAACGTGGTATGCTATGGCGAAGAGACGCCGGCCAACGTCATTTACGATTTCCTGTGCCGCGTATCGATTCGTCGCGTTGCCATCGTCAAGGACGGCGTTCCCACGGGCGTCATCGGACGCGGTACGTTTCTCCGACTGCTGGCCAATTGGCAGTTGGCGGCCTCGGCCGTGCGCGGCGAAGAGGGAGAAGCCGCTGTCACGACGACGGCTATCGTCGAGCGGCAATTGCGCGAGACCGTCACGCAACTGCAAGAAAAAGCGGCGAAGCTGGCAGAGGATCTGGTGAGTGACTGCGGTGTGACACCGCTGTTCGTCGGGGCCGCCTCGATGCAGGATTTGGCGCTCGACCTGGTTGCGCTCTGTGGGGATGGGCTTGCCGAGACGGTCTCGCCCGCGTTACCGTCCCCTGGCGCGTCATGGGGCGCGATCGCGGCAAGTCCGGGTGGCACGGAAATCACGCCGCCCTGCGCTACGTGA
- a CDS encoding TolC family protein, translating to MRSGLFLLFLMIAATGWGCARHAARGRGCCPGALTDDALEIVERGTLPVDTARVERLPAVDGQLGYPRPPGNYHALSKAECQCLAVRASQLGNLFDGERRALAAREDARHCSHEDNSLTYDVLRTAALEARNRSAADALNIYYQLELNEARHDLLGRSLNEVGAAVQNVDRLRGQGLKLPADQDQFARREFELRDQQVQVEGAVTQLDMELWQQIGMRPSVPYERLWPTDPLTVVVEPQDIEAEVQLGLATRPEGGMLRRLRRSLDGDSLGSVRAALSQVSPLLGLAPPSSDCDGLFGLLGALRKLHEAQRELPERRRQLNQYAQNREQEIAVEIREAAEMVDVRLRQVALAKENLDQLARRSADTEARAKTGGLNFADVSTARLATLQAEGDLLEKVVHWKIAQVRLAQAQGALVAECCP from the coding sequence ATGCGCAGCGGGCTTTTTCTTTTGTTCTTGATGATCGCGGCGACGGGCTGGGGCTGCGCGCGGCATGCGGCTCGGGGCCGCGGTTGCTGCCCGGGCGCCTTGACCGACGATGCGCTCGAGATTGTCGAGCGCGGCACGCTGCCGGTCGATACCGCGCGCGTCGAGCGCTTGCCCGCCGTCGACGGGCAACTCGGTTATCCCCGACCGCCGGGCAACTATCACGCCCTGAGTAAGGCGGAATGCCAATGCCTGGCCGTCCGCGCTTCACAGCTGGGAAACCTGTTCGACGGCGAACGGAGAGCACTCGCCGCGCGCGAAGACGCCAGGCACTGCTCGCACGAGGACAACTCGCTGACGTATGACGTTCTGCGCACCGCGGCGCTCGAGGCGCGCAATCGATCGGCGGCGGACGCATTGAACATCTATTATCAGCTCGAGCTGAACGAAGCCCGGCATGACTTGCTGGGAAGATCCCTGAATGAAGTCGGGGCGGCCGTGCAGAACGTCGATCGATTGCGCGGGCAAGGATTGAAGCTGCCTGCCGACCAAGATCAATTCGCCCGGCGCGAGTTCGAGTTGCGCGACCAGCAAGTGCAGGTCGAGGGAGCCGTGACACAGCTCGACATGGAACTCTGGCAACAGATCGGCATGCGACCGTCGGTTCCCTACGAGCGGCTGTGGCCGACCGATCCGTTGACCGTGGTTGTCGAACCGCAAGATATCGAGGCCGAAGTGCAATTGGGGCTGGCCACTCGGCCCGAGGGGGGAATGCTCCGCCGCCTGCGCCGCAGCCTGGACGGCGATTCGCTCGGTTCGGTCCGCGCAGCTCTCTCGCAGGTGAGTCCACTGTTGGGTTTGGCGCCGCCATCGTCGGACTGCGACGGACTATTCGGCCTGCTGGGGGCGCTGCGCAAGCTGCACGAGGCGCAACGTGAACTGCCCGAACGGCGACGGCAGCTCAACCAGTACGCCCAAAATCGTGAGCAGGAGATTGCCGTTGAAATTCGCGAGGCGGCCGAAATGGTCGATGTCCGCCTGCGGCAAGTAGCCCTGGCGAAAGAGAATCTTGATCAACTGGCGCGCCGCAGCGCTGACACTGAAGCCCGCGCGAAGACCGGCGGCCTGAATTTCGCCGACGTCAGCACGGCCCGCCTGGCGACTCTGCAGGCCGAAGGCGACCTGCTCGAGAAAGTCGTCCATTGGAAGATCGCGCAAGTGCGCTTAGCTCAGGCGCAAGGCGCGCTGGTGGCGGAGTGCTGCCCGTAA
- a CDS encoding CehA/McbA family metallohydrolase, with protein MFRRLFLSLAVVLVVNAAGMTLLAAGGGEFRITVVDAQTREPIACRMHLKNVKGVAQKVARMPFWNDHFVFPGEVKLRLPRGNYTFELDHGPEYTDRKGYFTIEDNADDEQVIDLTRAVDMAAEGWWSGDLHIHRAEKDIRLLMEAEDLHVAPLITWWNEKNAWKGKPLPKEPVVRFDGNRIYDLLGGEDERGGGALLFFNLAAPMDFSGAEREYPSSMKYLLAAREQGTAERPVWIDAEKPFWWDMPIWLASGKIDSIGLANNHMQRDGMLTNEAWGKPRDRGRFRDPHGNGEWSEEIYYHVLNCGLRIPPSAGSASGVIPNPVGYNRMYVWVDKDEFSYENWWEAFKAGRVIVTNGPLIRPFANNRLPGHVFKASAGEELQLEITLNLATRETISYMEIVKDGRVVQSVRLDEMAPTGHLPPVKFTESGWVLVRAVTDNAKTYRFASTAPWYVEFGDKPRISKQSAQFFLDWTNERAEKLKLADVDQRREVLAFIDEARQYWEQRVAEANVD; from the coding sequence ATGTTCCGACGTTTGTTCCTGTCGCTTGCCGTTGTGCTGGTGGTTAACGCTGCGGGCATGACACTCCTAGCTGCCGGTGGCGGCGAGTTTCGCATCACGGTCGTCGATGCCCAGACGCGCGAGCCGATCGCGTGCCGCATGCATTTGAAAAACGTTAAGGGGGTCGCCCAGAAGGTGGCGCGGATGCCCTTTTGGAACGACCACTTCGTTTTTCCCGGCGAAGTCAAACTGCGGCTGCCGCGCGGCAACTACACCTTCGAGCTTGATCACGGTCCGGAGTACACCGATCGCAAGGGCTACTTCACGATCGAAGACAACGCCGATGACGAGCAAGTCATTGATCTGACGCGCGCCGTCGATATGGCGGCCGAAGGATGGTGGTCGGGCGACCTGCACATTCATCGCGCGGAAAAGGATATCCGGCTGCTGATGGAAGCCGAAGACCTGCACGTGGCGCCGCTGATTACGTGGTGGAACGAAAAGAACGCCTGGAAGGGGAAGCCGCTGCCCAAGGAGCCCGTGGTTCGTTTCGACGGTAATCGCATCTATGACCTGCTGGGGGGCGAGGACGAACGGGGCGGCGGGGCCTTGTTGTTTTTCAATCTTGCGGCGCCCATGGATTTCTCAGGAGCCGAGCGCGAATATCCTTCCTCGATGAAATATCTGCTTGCAGCGCGCGAGCAGGGAACTGCCGAACGACCTGTGTGGATCGACGCCGAAAAGCCGTTCTGGTGGGACATGCCCATCTGGCTCGCCAGCGGCAAGATCGACTCGATCGGCCTGGCCAACAATCACATGCAGCGCGACGGCATGCTGACGAACGAAGCGTGGGGAAAACCGCGCGACCGCGGCCGTTTTCGCGATCCGCACGGCAACGGTGAATGGTCCGAGGAAATCTATTACCACGTGTTGAATTGCGGTCTGCGCATTCCGCCTTCGGCCGGCAGCGCCTCGGGCGTGATCCCGAATCCCGTCGGCTACAACCGTATGTACGTGTGGGTCGACAAGGACGAGTTCAGCTACGAAAACTGGTGGGAAGCGTTCAAGGCGGGCCGAGTTATCGTGACCAATGGCCCACTGATCCGGCCGTTTGCCAACAATCGCCTGCCAGGGCATGTCTTCAAGGCCTCGGCCGGCGAGGAACTGCAACTGGAAATCACGCTGAACCTGGCGACGCGCGAGACGATCAGCTACATGGAAATCGTCAAAGACGGCCGCGTCGTGCAGAGCGTACGGCTCGACGAAATGGCCCCGACCGGACATTTGCCACCGGTCAAATTTACCGAGAGTGGCTGGGTCCTGGTGCGAGCCGTGACCGACAACGCGAAAACGTATCGTTTCGCGTCAACCGCTCCCTGGTACGTCGAATTCGGCGACAAGCCGCGTATCAGCAAGCAATCCGCGCAGTTCTTCTTGGACTGGACGAACGAGCGCGCCGAAAAGCTGAAGCTGGCCGATGTCGACCAGCGCCGCGAAGTGCTCGCCTTCATTGACGAGGCGCGTCAGTACTGGGAGCAGCGTGTCGCCGAGGCCAATGTCGATTAG
- a CDS encoding PQQ-dependent sugar dehydrogenase: MRNAFLFAGLVVLSADFVAPATEPDASPASVPFDTHTRVPWKTSRVYGRPDPPLPYRLTRVFEKLVLAQPLFLTHEPTTGDLLVAQLQGPILIFPNRPDVDHAETFLDVGEDTYSFAFDPHYADNRYVYVFSNGPRDEKEKRNRIARYHVTAEQPLRCDPATRHVILDYESNGHNGGDLAFGPDEMLYISAGDGTSDSDTNLTGQNLADLPSGILRIDVRGSSANERYKAPADNPFVAMPGARGEIWAYGLRNPWRISFDRENGRLWVGDVGQDWREMIYLIQRGGNYGWSVEEGGQPFQPLRDRGPTAIVPPVVAHPHSEARSVTGGHVYYGRRFADLRGAYVYADFATGKFWGLRYDGQAVTWHQELADTSLQVVSFGADAAGELYVVDLAGGIYQFEVNDARESALPFPRRLSETGLFASTADHVPAPGVIPYSVNAPLWSDGAKKERFLAIPDDGQIQFTESRGWNLPDHSVVVKTFFLDTDEEAGDLRRVETRLMVRDQGEWTGYSYEWNDAQTDAELVVAAGLARDFEVRDTATGEPALVTWRFPSRAECMVCHTRAANYVLGLSALQMNRAHDYGTATENQLEVLERLGVFRDKLPKRPAEMGALADPANGDAAVDVRARSYLHANCSHCHVSAGGGNARLELEFTTPPEKMNLLAERPLHDRFGVADALLLAPGDPERSLLLTRIKRTERGRMPPLATSVVDRQAVALFESWIAEQKSEAASTK, translated from the coding sequence ATGCGAAATGCCTTCCTGTTTGCGGGGCTCGTGGTGCTCTCGGCGGATTTCGTCGCGCCGGCCACGGAACCCGATGCGTCACCGGCTTCGGTGCCCTTCGACACGCACACGCGCGTGCCCTGGAAGACGTCGCGCGTCTATGGCCGGCCCGATCCGCCGCTGCCTTATCGGCTAACCCGCGTCTTCGAGAAATTAGTTCTCGCGCAGCCGCTGTTTCTTACGCACGAGCCCACGACCGGTGACCTGTTGGTGGCGCAGCTTCAAGGTCCGATTCTGATTTTTCCGAATCGCCCGGACGTCGATCACGCCGAAACATTTCTCGACGTCGGAGAGGACACGTACAGCTTCGCTTTCGATCCCCACTATGCCGACAACCGGTACGTGTACGTGTTCAGCAATGGCCCGCGCGACGAGAAGGAGAAACGCAACCGCATTGCGCGCTACCATGTCACAGCTGAGCAACCACTGCGATGCGATCCTGCGACGCGGCACGTGATCCTCGACTATGAATCGAACGGGCACAATGGTGGCGACCTGGCGTTCGGGCCGGACGAAATGCTCTACATCTCGGCCGGCGACGGCACGTCCGATTCGGACACGAACCTGACGGGACAGAACCTGGCCGATCTCCCCTCAGGAATCTTGCGCATCGACGTGCGCGGCAGCAGCGCGAACGAACGGTACAAGGCCCCCGCTGATAATCCTTTTGTAGCAATGCCGGGCGCCCGCGGCGAGATCTGGGCCTACGGGTTGCGCAACCCGTGGCGGATTTCCTTCGATCGCGAGAACGGGCGGCTGTGGGTTGGCGACGTAGGGCAAGACTGGCGCGAGATGATCTATCTCATCCAGCGCGGCGGCAACTACGGCTGGAGTGTCGAGGAAGGGGGACAGCCGTTTCAGCCCTTACGCGACCGCGGGCCGACGGCGATCGTTCCTCCAGTCGTGGCGCATCCCCATTCCGAAGCACGTTCGGTCACCGGCGGACATGTTTATTACGGCCGTCGCTTTGCCGATCTCCGCGGCGCGTACGTTTATGCCGATTTCGCCACCGGCAAATTTTGGGGGCTTCGCTATGACGGCCAGGCGGTCACGTGGCACCAAGAACTGGCCGACACGTCGCTGCAAGTCGTCAGCTTCGGCGCCGATGCGGCAGGCGAGTTGTATGTCGTCGACCTCGCCGGCGGCATTTATCAGTTCGAGGTCAATGACGCGCGCGAATCCGCACTCCCATTTCCGCGGCGTTTGAGCGAGACAGGCCTCTTTGCATCGACGGCCGATCACGTTCCGGCACCGGGAGTCATCCCCTACTCAGTGAACGCTCCGTTGTGGTCCGATGGCGCCAAGAAAGAGCGATTCTTGGCGATACCCGACGACGGACAGATCCAGTTCACGGAATCTCGCGGATGGAACCTGCCCGACCACAGCGTGGTTGTGAAAACTTTTTTTCTCGATACGGACGAGGAAGCCGGCGACCTTCGCCGCGTGGAAACGCGATTGATGGTGCGCGACCAGGGCGAATGGACCGGCTACTCGTACGAGTGGAACGACGCACAGACCGATGCCGAACTGGTCGTGGCGGCTGGCCTTGCGCGCGATTTCGAGGTGCGCGACACCGCGACTGGCGAGCCCGCGCTGGTGACATGGCGCTTTCCCAGCCGCGCCGAGTGCATGGTATGTCATACGCGCGCGGCGAATTACGTGCTCGGTCTGTCGGCCTTGCAAATGAACCGGGCCCACGATTATGGCACGGCGACCGAAAACCAATTAGAGGTGCTCGAACGCTTGGGCGTTTTCCGCGACAAGCTGCCGAAGCGACCTGCCGAGATGGGTGCGCTAGCCGATCCGGCCAATGGCGACGCGGCCGTGGACGTTCGGGCTCGCAGCTACTTGCACGCCAATTGCTCGCATTGCCACGTTTCAGCCGGCGGCGGCAATGCACGGCTTGAGCTAGAATTCACCACACCGCCGGAGAAGATGAATCTTCTCGCCGAGCGGCCGCTGCATGACCGGTTTGGCGTCGCTGATGCGCTACTGCTTGCGCCGGGCGATCCGGAAAGGTCGTTGCTGTTAACGCGGATCAAGCGTACCGAGCGCGGCCGGATGCCGCCCCTGGCGACGAGCGTCGTCGATCGCCAGGCGGTGGCGCTCTTCGAAAGTTGGATTGCCGAGCAGAAATCGGAAGCGGCAAGCACAAAATAG
- a CDS encoding choline kinase family protein, whose translation MLVVDDIPAILRAIPRLAGAQVSPLSGGITNHNYRLEVGEDCYVLRIAGENTAELGIDRGREHACAVAAANWGVGAEVVAYLPQRQALVTRFVAGRVLQSEDAARPDVLARAAAAIATLHAGATFPGTFSPFSVIADYVQLARHNQVALPDRLYEALRSIDDLKAKAGDDDARCPCHNDLLPANLIDDGMRIRIIDWEYAGMGNRFFDLGNFAENHDLSAEQECDFLRAYFGREEPSALRRLRAMRKVSALREATWGFAQAGISRLDFDFFRYAEQHLQRFFRVASC comes from the coding sequence ATGCTCGTGGTAGACGACATACCAGCCATTCTCCGCGCGATTCCTCGACTGGCCGGCGCACAAGTGTCCCCCTTATCCGGCGGGATCACGAACCACAATTATCGCCTCGAAGTCGGCGAGGATTGCTACGTCCTGCGCATCGCCGGTGAGAACACGGCGGAGCTGGGGATCGATCGAGGCCGCGAACATGCTTGCGCGGTGGCCGCTGCCAACTGGGGCGTGGGGGCCGAGGTCGTTGCCTATCTGCCGCAACGTCAGGCGCTCGTTACGCGGTTCGTTGCTGGACGAGTGCTTCAATCGGAAGACGCCGCGCGCCCCGATGTGCTCGCCCGCGCGGCGGCAGCGATTGCCACGTTGCATGCCGGTGCCACGTTTCCCGGCACGTTCTCGCCGTTCTCGGTGATTGCCGACTATGTGCAGTTGGCTCGTCACAATCAGGTTGCTTTGCCGGATCGCCTTTACGAGGCCTTGCGGAGTATCGATGATCTGAAGGCCAAAGCCGGCGATGACGATGCTCGTTGCCCCTGCCACAACGACCTGCTCCCCGCCAACCTGATCGACGACGGCATGCGAATCCGCATCATCGATTGGGAATACGCCGGGATGGGGAACCGATTCTTCGATCTCGGTAACTTCGCGGAGAACCATGATCTGTCGGCCGAGCAGGAGTGTGATTTCTTGCGCGCGTATTTCGGTCGCGAAGAGCCCAGCGCCCTGCGACGCCTGCGCGCGATGCGCAAGGTTTCGGCGCTGCGCGAGGCAACCTGGGGATTTGCGCAGGCCGGCATTTCGCGACTGGATTTCGACTTCTTCCGATACGCCGAGCAGCACCTACAGCGGTTCTTCCGCGTTGCTAGCTGCTAG